One genomic window of Luteitalea pratensis includes the following:
- the pxpB gene encoding 5-oxoprolinase subunit PxpB, with protein MSDGWRLEWLGDAALSVHAIDGSPLAANAFIHRLAQRLRMAQVAGVRDVVPGMRELVVHVDPLRCDVRQVALALRATEADGEAATVGFAVEVPVVYGGEVGPDLEDVALACGLAPEEVCRRHAAVDYVVCFVGFVPGFPYLGPLDSRLHLPRRATPRPKVPPGSVAIAGAYSGIYPSASPGGWHIIGRTDMSLFDLGATPPARLAPGTRVRFVRREAASR; from the coding sequence ATGAGCGACGGCTGGCGTCTCGAGTGGCTCGGTGACGCGGCGCTGTCGGTGCACGCCATCGACGGCTCGCCGCTCGCCGCCAATGCGTTCATCCACCGCCTGGCGCAGCGCCTGCGGATGGCACAGGTCGCGGGTGTGCGCGACGTCGTGCCGGGGATGCGCGAACTGGTCGTGCATGTCGACCCGTTGCGTTGTGACGTGCGGCAGGTGGCGCTGGCGCTGCGGGCCACCGAGGCGGACGGGGAGGCAGCCACTGTCGGATTCGCGGTGGAGGTGCCTGTCGTCTATGGAGGCGAGGTTGGTCCAGACCTGGAGGACGTCGCGCTGGCGTGCGGTCTCGCGCCGGAGGAAGTGTGCCGGCGCCACGCGGCCGTCGACTACGTCGTCTGCTTCGTGGGGTTTGTCCCGGGATTTCCCTACCTCGGTCCGCTCGACTCGCGGCTGCACCTGCCCCGACGAGCCACGCCGCGGCCGAAGGTTCCACCTGGGTCGGTGGCGATTGCCGGTGCCTATTCGGGCATCTATCCGTCGGCGAGCCCAGGCGGGTGGCACATCATCGGCCGCACCGACATGTCCCTGTTCGATCTGGGCGCCACACCGCCGGCCCGCCTGGCGCCGGGAACGCGAGTGCGGTTCGTCAGACGCGAGGCCGCCTCGCGATGA